A single genomic interval of Mangifera indica cultivar Alphonso chromosome 5, CATAS_Mindica_2.1, whole genome shotgun sequence harbors:
- the LOC123216775 gene encoding cytochrome P450 85A-like: protein MTALEMVLVVVLCGLFMGFCLCFTLLKWNEIRYAGKRLPPGTMGWPLVGETTEFLKHGPSFMKNQRARYGSLFKTHILGCPTIICMDPELNRYILMNEGKGLVPGYPQSMLTIIGKRNIAAVYGSTHKHIRGSMMSLINPAAIKMQLLSKIDKLMRSYLHYWQGKTIDIQEKTNEMALLIAFKQMVEIESSQIYDTFKREFDKLVVGTLSLPINLPGTKYNYGLQGRKRAIGMLKQIMKERRASSITHNDMLDQLMRNEDHNYSLSDEEILDQVITILYSGYETVSKTSMMAIKHLHDHPQALQELRGEHSAIRQRKKPEDPIDWDDFKSMTFTRAVIYETSRLATIVNGVLRKTINDIELNGFKIPKGWRIYVYTREINYDPLLYPEPYTFNPWRWLKQESHNYNFIFGGGTRLCPGKELGIVKISTFLHYFVTRYRWKEVGENEILEFPRVEAPNGLYMRVSKS from the exons ATGACTGCCTTGGAGATGGTACTGGTAGTAGTATTATGTGGGTTGTTTATGGGCTTCTGTTTGTGCTTTACTCTCCTGAAATGGAATGAGATAAGATACGCAGGCAAAAGATTGCCTCCAGGGACAATGGGGTGGCCACTTGTTGGCGAGACAACAGAATTCCTCAAACACGGACCAAGTTTCATGAAAAACCAGAGAGCAAG GTATGGAAGCTTATTCAAGACACATATATTGGGGTGTCCTACTATTATTTGCATGGATCCAGAGCTTAATAGATACATACTTATGAATGAAGGAAAAGGACTTGTTCCTGGCTATCCTCAGTCCATGCTAACTATAATAGGAAAACGCAACATTGCCGCTGTGTATGGTTCTACGCACAAACACATTAGAGGATCAATGATGTCACTTATAAATCCTGCCGCCATCAAAATGCAACTTCTGTCGAAAATAGATAAGTTGATGAGATCCTATCTTCACTACTGGCAGGGGAAAACCATTGACATCCAAGAAAAAACCAATGAG ATGGCACTATTGATAGCCTTCAAGCAGATGGTAGAAATAGAATCAAGCCAGATATATGACACTTTCAAACGAGAGTTTGACAAGCTAGTAGTAGGAACACTGTCACTTCCTATCAATCTTCCAGGAACAAAATACAATTACGGGTTACAG GGAAGAAAGAGAGCCATCGGTATGTTAAAACAGATTATGAAGGAAAGAAGAGCTTCTTCAATAACTCATAATGACATGCTTGATCAACTTATGAGAAATGAAGACCATAACTACTCGCTCAGTGATGAGGAGATACTCGATCAAGTTATCACAATTTTATATTCAGGATATGAGACTGTTTCAAAAACTTCAATGATGGCCATTAAGCATCTTCATGATCATCCACAAGCTCTTCAAGAACTTAGA GGTGAACATTCAGCAATCCGACAGAGGAAAAAGCCAGAGGATCCAATTGATTGGGATGACTTTAAGTCCATGACCTTTACTCGCGCT GTCATATATGAAACCTCAAGATTGGCAACTATTGTTAATGGTGTTCTGAGGAAGACAATTAATGACATTGAATTGAATG GATTCAAAATTCCTAAAGGATGGCGAATATACGTTTACACTCGAGAGATCAACTATGATCCTCTCCTCTATCCAGAGCCTTATACATTCAATCCATGGAGATGGCTG AAACAGGAATCTCACAACTACAACTTCATATTTGGAGGAGGAACTAGGCTTTGTCCTGGCAAAGAATTGGGCATAGTCAAAATTTCTACATTTCTTCACTATTTTGTTACTAGATATAG ATGGAAGGAAGTTGGGGAAAATGAAATCCTGGAATTCCCTAGAGTTGAAGCACCAAATGGATTGTACATGAGAGTATCAAAGTCATAA
- the LOC123216230 gene encoding protein CRABS CLAW-like gives MSLDENVSMDLQVQPSEHLCYVRCNFCNTVLAVGIPCKRLLETVTVKCGHCGNLSFLSPRPQQPAPCYQMSMTFQEKQSFCNDLKLGNSSSSSSSTSSEPLSPKAPFVVKPPEKKHRLPSAYNRFMKEEIQRIKATNPEIPHREAFSTAAKNWARYIPNSLSGSGSGSSNNE, from the exons atGAGCCTAGACGAAAACGTCTCCATGGACTTGCAAGTTCAACCCTCAGAGCATCTCTGCTATGTTCGCTGCAACTTCTGTAACACTGTTCTTGCG GTTGGGATTCCATGCAAACGGTTGCTGGAAACAGTGACAGTGAAATGTGGCCATTGCGGTAACCTCTCTTTTCTCAGCCCGAGACCTCAACAGCCAGCTCCCTGTTACCAAATGAGCATGACTTTTCag GAGAAGCAGAGCTTTTGCAATGATTTGAAACTGGGCAATTCCTCATCATCCTCTTCATCGACTTCCAGTGAGCCATTGTCCCCCAAAGCACCATTTGTTGTAAAAC CACCTGAGAAGAAACACCGGCTTCCATCAGCCTACAACAGGTTCATGAA GGAGGAGATACAGCGCATCAAAGCGACCAATCCTGAGATACCACATCGAGAAGCCTTTAGCACTGCAGCCAAAAAC TGGGCTAGGTACATTCCTAATTCACTATCCGGGTCTGGTTCTGGAAGCAGCAACAAT GAATGA
- the LOC123215657 gene encoding truncated transcription factor CAULIFLOWER A-like: MGRGRVQLKRIENKINRQVTFSKRRVGLLKKAHEISVLCDAEVALIVFSHKGKLFEYATDSCMERILERYERHSYAEKQHIDPDPISSGNWSLDYHKLKCKIEVLERNQRHYLGEDLESLSRREIQNLEQQLENAVKQIRSRKNQLVHESISELQRKEKAIEDQNNMLAKKIREKEKTMAQQAQWRQQNQGPNTLSFLLPQAPPSIEISGTTASQQEGEEAAADEMRRNRLDLTLEPLYSCHLGCFAA; this comes from the exons ATGGGAAGAGGTAGGGTTCAGTTGAAGAGAATAGAGAACAAGATCAACCGTCAAGTCACTTTCTCCAAAAGGAGAGTTGGATTGTTGAAGAAAGCTCATGAGATCTCTGTTCTTTGTGATGCTGAAGTTGCTCTGATTGTCTTCTCTCACAAAGGGAAGCTCTTTGAGTACGCCACTGATTCATG CATGGAAAGGATACTAGAACGCTATGAGAGGCACTCCTATGCAGAGAAACAGCACATTGATCCTGATCCTATATCATCG GGTAACTGGTCTCTGGATTATCACAAACTCAAGTGCAAAATTGAAGTTTTGGAAAGGAACCAAAG GCACTATCTGGGAGAAGATTTGGAGTCGCTGAGTAGGAGAGAGATCCAAAATTTGGAGCAGCAGCTTGAAAATGCCGTCAAACAGATTAGATCAAGAAAA AATCAACTCGTGCATGAGTCCATCTCTGAGCTTCAAAGAAAG GAAAAGGCAATAGAGGACCAGAACAACATGCTTGCTAAGAAG ATCAGGGAGAAGGAGAAGACTATGGCACAGCAAGCACAGTGGCGGCAGCAAAACCAGGGCCCCAATACATTATCCTTCCTGCTGCCGCAGGCACCTCCTTCCATAGAAATTAG TGGTACAACTGCTTCTCAGCAGGAAGGAGAAGAAGCAGCAGCAGATGAGATGAGGCGTAACAGGCTTGATCTCACTCTTGAACCTCTGTATTCGTGCCATCTTGGATGCTTTGCTGCatga
- the LOC123217509 gene encoding protein BIG GRAIN 1-like E, producing MSITLSDSDKIYKKSFHHRNDSGELDVFQAARYFSGYNEGSGYHCAAFSQKVLREERQAWRGGRISLDIPMIRESLPQIPVCYQKQSHHQHGIEKQIKEKKYKQPSSPGGRLASFLNSLFNQSSSKKKKSKSSTQSMRDEEESPGGRRKSSSISHFRSSSSSSSGFRTPPPYAHTPTKSYKDLRSYLDHKHVVSLSTKHNGQAPKSTAPQNEKFNFNDIAYSDKYKNSNNHTEKDRIWVEEKEYKKFNEIDDGADSDSSSDLFELQNYDLGIYSNDLPVYETTHMDSIRRGAPISNGSL from the coding sequence ATGTCCATCACACTTTCAGACTCGGACAAGATTTACAAGAAATCATTCCATCACAGGAATGATTCCGGTGAGCTTGACGTTTTTCAGGCTGCCCGCTATTTCTCTGGCTACAATGAAGGTTCTGGTTATCATTGTGCAGCATTTTCTCAGAAGGTCTTGAGAGAAGAAAGACAAGCATGGAGAGGAGGAAGAATCAGCTTGGACATCCCTATGATAAGAGAATCGCTTCCTCAAATTCCTGTTTGTTATCAAAAACAGTCCCACCATCAACATGGTATTGAAAAGCAAATTAAAGAGAAGAAATACAAGCAACCAAGCTCTCCAGGAGGTAGACTTGCTAGTTTCTTGAACTCGCTCTTCAATCAATCAAGctccaagaaaaagaaatcaaaatcctCTACACAGTCCATGAGAGACGAAGAAGAGAGCCCCGGTGGGAGAAGAAAAAGCAGTAGCATTAGTCATTTTCGAAGCTCCAGTTCTTCAAGTTCAGGTTTTAGAACACCTCCTCCTTATGCACACACACCTACGAAGAGCTACAAGGATCTAAGAAGCTACTTAGATCACAAGCATGTAGTATCTTTGTCGACAAAGCATAATGGACAAGCACCAAAATCTACAGCTCCACAAAATGAGAAATTCAATTTCAATGATATTGCATACTCGGACAAGTACAAGAATTCTAATAACCATACCGAGAAAGATAGGATTTGggttgaagaaaaagaatataaaaagtttaacGAGATTGATGATGGTGCAGATAGTGATTCAAGCTCGGATCTCTTTGAGTTGCAAAATTACGACTTGGGTATATACTCAAATGATCTGCCTGTGTATGAAACAACGCATATGGATAGCATCAGAAGAGGAGCGCCAATTTCCAATGGATCTCTATGA